ATTTGGATGCCAAGAGAGAAGTTGATATTCGCTGATGGACTACTGCGAGTGCCTCTTACTAAAGCAGACAAAATGAGTAATGACTTTCAGCTTTCTAAGATGCGGGAGGGTTGGGTTCCTTTCCTCCAAGGTTGTCCGCGGTTCATCACCCGCGACCACCCCAGCAACCTTCCGATCGACTTAGGTATTTGTCGGCTATAACTTATGAGCTGAGTTTTAATATTTTTAACTTGCCTGATTGAACTGATTTTTCTCGTCCTGCAGGGAAGAGAGGAGGCCCAGTTAAGAACACGCATGAGTGTTGCTATGTTCAAGTTGAAGAGGATAGGAAGGTTGATGCCATTTGGCACGTTTCAGCCGCGCTTAGACCTGGGAAGATAATCTTTGTTGCTTTCGAAGAGAGTAAATTAAATCTCAGTCTGAGAGATGAGTTATCAAAATTCTTTATAGATGGTGTGGGAGATTGCTCAGTCAACTCGGATTACTCTTTGTTGAGTGTGAGGGACTCTAGAATGACCAGCAACAAACCATCACAGAAAGTTCTTTATGTTATTCTTGACGCAACTATCTCACCAAAGCCATTTAAGTACAAGGACACATTTCTTGTGTACATTTTGACACAAGATGAGGAAAAACTGATGTACCTACACAGAACATCCCGAAATTCAGTCCATTGAGCTTTGTCTCGTTCCACTATATGGTAAGTTCCTATGACCAAACCACAGTACCTACTCTTGTGCTGCGACCACTTAATGCGTCACATTTTATTTTGGACTGTACTGTGGACAACGTTTGATATATCCAAATAGTTCCCCGGTTCATGCAATGTAGATATCCAAGGTGAATTACTTAGTCCTGCTACAACTGCTTAACATCGTCTGCATTTGGGAGTAAAGTATTTTTGGAGGTTTTTTAGGAATACCATGGTTTCTGAAAAAACCTTGGTATTAAATACTTTGGAGTGTTTGGCTCAAAAAATTACTGTAGTTCAATATACTGTGGTATCTATGATACTGTAGTTTTTCTGTAGTATTTAAAAAAGAGGCCTTGACCACTTTTTTTAAACTGAACCAAGTGAATCTACGTACTGATTGACACCGCCATCTACGTACTGATCACAAAatccagtcgccgccgccgccgactcatCTATCTGTCATATCTATACCTcaatacctactaataaagcaaggtgcgtttcttcaattttttcatccgttcactagcaaaaagatttttttactatccgaggtggtactaattttttgtGCATCCATGTGCTGAAAAAAGATATACGGTTTGTCCAGAATTTCGTACATGGGCCGCGCGCTATAGTCCAGGCAAGTCAGCCCACTTATTTCCCTGCCCACGCAGCTGGTAAAATCCTATTTGCCGCACGTGGCGGCAGATACTCGGAGCATCGCATAGATAGCCCTGGACTGGCCCGGCccgttttcctttttttctgtgtTCTTTTTCTATTTAAAATTTTatgttcctttctctttttttcctttttctttttatttttttatttttacttttttgaccaattaatttttttataaaatgtttagaaGTTCTttttttgttcaaatttttgaagaatgttcagaattccaaaattttATTCCCCTTTTAAAAATGTTCGCATATTCATAAAAAATCACGTTCTGAAATTTATACAAAACTCAAAAAATGTTAGTGTTTTATCAAAATTATCgagattttcaaaaaaaattgtagtttaaaaaatgttccaaattcgaaaaatattctttttataaaatgtttagaatttctttttttgttcaaatttttgaaGTATGTTCAGAATTACAAAATTTTATTCCCATTTTAAAAATGTTCGAATATTCATAAAAAAATCTCGTTCCGAAATTTATACAATGTTCAAAAAATGTTAGTGTTTGATCAAAATTTTCCAGATGTTCAAAAAAATTGTAGTTTCAAAAATGttccaaattcgaaaaatattcctGTTATAgtgaaatgttcatgaattcaacgTAATAATATTTTAAATAGCCCCATATTGCTCTTTACATACAGTCGCGCCAATTTATAAACATGTGTGAAACTACATGTAGTAAtaagatgtactccctccattcctaaatatatgtctttttagacatttcaaatagactacaacacggatgtatgtaaacatattttagtgtgtagattcactcattttgctccgcatatagtcacttgttgaaatcactaaaaagacttatatttaggaacggagggagtatgaagtatGGATCTATTATGCCGGACGAAGGACGGATAAATTGGCACGTGAGCTAGCTGGAAAGGACACTGAAATTTTTAAATGAAAAGTAATGTTCTCATTTTTCAAATAAAATTGTATTTTACAAAATTGTTGAAGATTCTTtaaaaaatgcatttaaaaaaatgttccaaatttgaaaaaaattcttgtaaagtaaggtgcgtttctccaattttttcatccgttcaccgtcgaAAAGTTTTCTTTTCTATCTGAGGTAATACTTAAAAAATTGTCCGTTCGTCTATTAAAAATGGAAAGATGACAGAATTCAAACATGGGCCACCCTCAGTATGGCCCAGTTAAGCTACAGCCAATTAATTTTACTGCACAACCAACTGGAAAAATAGCCAGAGTTTAATATAGGGCGCCAAAGCTGGCCTgacaagtttttgttttttttctgtattttgtttccatttt
This region of Triticum aestivum cultivar Chinese Spring chromosome 2D, IWGSC CS RefSeq v2.1, whole genome shotgun sequence genomic DNA includes:
- the LOC123048879 gene encoding uncharacterized protein; amino-acid sequence: MLLRRMSSRFLFLVPIWMPREKLIFADGLLRVPLTKADKMSNDFQLSKMREGWVPFLQGCPRFITRDHPSNLPIDLGKRGGPVKNTHECCYVQVEEDRKVDAIWHVSAALRPGKIIFVAFEESKLNLSLRDELSKFFIDGVGDCSVNSDYSLLSVRDSRMTSNKPSQKVLYVILDATISPKPFKYKDTFLVYILTQDEEKLMYLHRTSRNSVH